The Coffea arabica cultivar ET-39 chromosome 6e, Coffea Arabica ET-39 HiFi, whole genome shotgun sequence genome contains the following window.
GGGTAATGCAAATTCCTTTGAATATCTATTCAGCACCAAGTTCATCAGTCTTAGAACATTTTACGAGTGCTCGGTACTCACAGAATCAGCAGTCAATTTTCCAAAGGGATACAGAAATCTACAATCGCCTACATATTTCCACATGTGAGCATCTCCATGAACCAGACAATCAGGAATGCCCgtgaaaaataaagggaaagATTTGCAAGGTTCCTCTCCCATATTCCACCAATTAACCTGATATGTTATTTAGTATTGCAGATCCCTTGAAGCACTGACAGATTGTCCGGCAAATATGGTCAAGACAGAAGAAGGAAGACAGGGTCAGCAGATACAATTAACGAGTCAACTAATAAGTCGACTCGCAAAGCTTTCTTTTGTGCCATTTTTTCACCGTATCTTAGTCATATACGGTTCCCTTTTAAAGCACTGTTAAACCAAGGTAACTAGTGTCTCAGTTCATTCATATTctaaattattttgaatttcCTCTATCTTTTGCATGATCAGGAATTTGGGTGAACTTTTCCGATACTAGTCAAAAGAAGAATGGCAGCAGGAGGAGGTAGATCTCTTGAAGAGACACCCACTTGGGCAGTTGCAGTTGTCTGCTTTGTGCTAGTAGCAATATCTACAATCATTGAATACGCCATTCACTTGATTGAAAAGGTAAACTTAACATTACCATAACATTATGCAACCACATCAAAATATAGAGTGCATGAACTCTAAACGTatgattttgctggttgcaGTGGTTAACAAAGAGAAATAGGAGAGCTCTTTGTGAAGCACTTGAAAAGATCAAATCAGGTTGGTCGTCCAACCAACATTGAACTACTCTCTAACCGAGTGTGCAGAACCTAACTCACCGTTCTGTTTTTCTCTTGCATTGTCTCAGAGCTTATGCTTCTAGGTTTCATGTCATTGCTCCTAACAATAGGACAAGGACCAATTTCAGAAATATGCATATCAAAGTCCCTAGGCACTACTTGGCATCCATGCAACAAAAAACAAGAACATAGCAGGCACGACATTGATGCAGAAAAGGAAGCAAGTGGACATAGAAGGCTCCTCGCATTTCCAGAATCTAGCTACGGTCAACGACGTGTTTTGGCAGCTGCTGGCTATGACAAATGTGCAGCAAAGGCACGATTATTTACATCCTTGCGACCGAACCAGAAACGAATTCTTTACAATAATAGCATTACTAGTGTATACTTTCTTGAGTTCATGATTGGACAATTAGAAATCTCCACTCACATGATGGAGGACAATCGTTCTATTTCAAAATATGGACTAACCAAGATAACATAAGGAAAACCAAtagacatttcttgatcaaataTACCAAAAGGCGATAATGAAAGGGGGATATGAACCGTAAAAGAGTAAATACATACCTCGAGCTGTTTTTGATGCATTGTGTGCTGTGTTTGAACTGCCTTCTTGCAGGGAAAAGTTCCATTTGTGTCCTCTGATGGCATCCATCAACTTCACATATTCATCTTTGTACTAGCTGTTTTTCACGTGCTTTATTGTATAACCACATATGCTTTGGGCACAGCCAAGGTATGGTCCTCCTCAGTCCACATATTTATTCATACATTACTATGACCATCAGGTGAGTCAAGTTTGTTTAACTACATCACAGATGAGAAAGTGGAAAGCATGGGAAATGGAAACCAGAACATCAGAGTATCAATTTGCACAAGGTAAGTACTTGCTTGACCGAATAAAGTAATGTCTTTGTGAAGGAGAATTAAGCATCGTCTCACTTCTAATATACTTGTTCATATACTTGTTCATTCGTGTGACCAACTTCATGTGAAAATGAAGTATTTAAATTTTGTAGATCCAGAGAGGTTTAGATTCGCAAGAGACACGTCTTTTGGGCGACGGCATCTAAGCTTCTGGAGTCGCTCAACCATTCTTCTATGGACGGTAAGACCAATGAGATGTCCTCCTCTGTTTACAACTATCAGCTACTCACCAACTGCCcccttctttttccttgttAGTAGGGCTTTACCCCGAAGGGAGCCCTACCAGAAATTCTCAATGGCCAATGCCAATGAGGGGGTTTGGAAATAGTTTATTGTGCATTATTTGTCTTTGCACGTTTAAAAGAGCAAATCATCAGATAACGATCATCAACCTCTGAACCCATTTGAATGTACCAGACAATTGTTCcgtctcctctctctctctctctctctctcttcttattCTTAATCATCCCTACCTCAAGCCGCTGCACCTCATTTGCCACCTCTCCATCCTTCCCCGTTTTTTCTAATCTATACCACTGCATTCAAGTTCTCAACTGATCCGAACAATCCAAAATTGTTCTGTACGGCCCTTTCCCACCGTTGGGCGGTTCCAACAACTGGAGCCAACTTAATTCGTCATATAAGTATAAGCTACATTTACAAAACCTTCCAGCCAATTTAAGTCAGTCAGCTTCTAATCCTACAGTAATATGGCATGATATCCAAGCTAAGCTCAACTTTTAAAATACGCTGTCGACGCCCTTTGTCATTGTTTCAGTCTCCTGCTTAAGCTCAAATTAAGATTCAATCCAGTTTTCAAAGTCTGCAAACCCTATCCCAACAAATTCATGGGAAGGAAATTAACTATTTCACCTtgattgaaatatacgaaacgaGTATCAGATGACATTAATTATTTAGTTACGAGCAAACAGGGAAACAGAATTTAAGGATTTTCAGCATGATGCACCCCATACTTGGTGTCAATGGATTTGATAGATCTGATACAAGATggggagaggagaggagagaaGGTAAATGGGAAAAGCAACGTTGTTGGTTTAACAGCACAGGCTGTCATGCAGATGAAATGGAGAGGGGTAGGAGATAGAAATAGATGAAATGGAGCAAGCTGTCATGCAGATTACTCGTATGCCCTCGAAGCAAGCTCCCATGTGTAGTTTAAGAACCAAGCTGACTTGCTGCACCCTAAGATGCCACTAATTTTGTTgcagtaaacagaatgcacatatCTGAGACATCAACAGTAGAACATTTCACTGTATTTGGTTTACAATTAGTTTGTTGCCGTACAGACATGAGAAATAGACCAACAAAAGTAGAAAAACAAACAGAAAACAGTCTCAAAGTAATAAGATTGGAAAGGGTTCATGTGATGAAGTTGCCAACCTTGATTCATCCATGGTATTTTTATTGCAACCACATACATATCTGTTCTTCAGTTGTAGAAGGAACAGACAGTTTCATGAATATTTCCCAGTTGCCAAGAGAGGACTCTTAAGAGTCCTCCTCACTGTCAAGTTCAAGGTTCAAATCCTATACCTAGCAGTTGGGGGGTAAAAAGCAAATGGGGAGGGATAGaagggaaaaaagggaaaaaaaaagttacaagaGCAGGATAAAGCACAACTTGCTCCAATTAATTCAAGAAATTCTAGCCAAGAATGGAAATTCTTACCTGCCTCCATTTCTAATTCAAATGCCAGGTGTCTTTCTTTAGACAGTTTGTCAGATCAGTACCCAAGGTGGATTATCTGACTCTGCGCTACGGATTTATAATTGTAAGTTGTAGAtaaattcttttaattccaCCACTTTAGACTGCCCCAAGATATAGTTATATACATCAGTTACCATCAGCAAGTTCTCAGCTGACCAACATGAATTTACCAGGCACATTTAGCACCACAGAATCAGGCAAATTTTGATTTCCAGCAGTACATCAAAAGGTCACTTGAAGAAGACTTCAAAGTTGTTGTAGGTATCAGGTAAAGTGTATTTACCATATTATAAACTTCATGCCACATGGGAAACATCTTCAGCTTAATCCCTTCACCCTTGAAGACAAGATAAAAAGGACAAAAAGAAAAGCTTTTTGCTATCTTTGTAAAAGACATACTATCATCATGCTAAAAGTATTCTGGAAACTGTTTCCCACTTCCATGATCCCAAATTTAACCACCAAAGGAAGCCCAATTAAACTGAAAAACAAGATCACAACTACAGCAATAGAAAAGACCATTAAGTTTTCACTCAACAATTACTATTGCTAACAAAAATTTAGACTTACTAACACCTTCCATTATTGCAGCCCACTTATCTGGTTGTTTGCTGTACTTTTCCTGCTGTTTAACACTCATGGTAAGAAGATCACGCTTCCCTTTCTATTGGAGGGCATGCATTGTGTGTCTCTGTGTGCACATGCATGAGTATAATGTGTTAAGTTTCCCCAGGTCATGAGACAGAGAGAGGTGTTATCGAACATGGATTACTTAATATATACAAAAGTAACTAAAGCTGAGGGTGAAAAATAAGCAGATTGATATGACATTATTAGTAAGTCTAAATATGGTACTATATATCTTAGTCAGTTTACGCTTGACTAAACGTATTCACTGTAGTACTTAGATGTGACATCTACATGGTATAGAATCCAATGGTTGTCTGATAACACCAGAAATTTAATTACCCCCCCTCATGAGTCGTCGAATTGGCTTGATCCTTATAACATAACCTCTTTTTAACAGGTTGGCAGTCCTACCTGTGGTTACCCTTTATCCCACTGATTGTAAGCATCAAACTGTGTTTTTCAAGAATCCTCCAAGTTCAACCAGTCATACCATAATTGATCGAGATATTCACATCTCCAACGCAGATTATCCTATTGGTGGGAACTAAACTTCAGGTTATAATAACCAAGATGGGTTTAAGGATTCAAGAAAGAGGGGAAGTGGTCCAAGGAACTCCTTTAGTTCAGCCAGCGGATGATCTCTTCTGGTTCAATCGCCCTCGAGTCTTACTCTATCTGATCCACTTTGTTCTCTTCCAGGTACTTAAGATCACAGTCTAGTAATATCATGGGCTCTCTGAATCAATTACAGCTGCTTCTAAACTCTCTTGTACTCTCACAGAATGCATTTCAACTGGCCTTGTTTGTCTGGTCTTGGGTAAGCCATCAAACCAATATGCATCAAAACTTTTAACTCTGTACTAGTACATGTGTATTATTGTTTTGTTGTTGTTCTGTTCCTCCATCCTCTGATAGgcgtttcttttatttctacAAGTATGAATATGGATTTCAGTCGTGCTTCCATGAGAACACAAAAGATGTGGCGATCAGAATATCAATGGGGTAAATTTGTTATTTCTGCCTCTTTATTGGTGTCATGTCAATCTCAGCAGATACAAAATGATAGATTAATGGACATCACTAAGAAATATAAGGTCTGCAATTTCGCCAGGGTGCTGATACAAATACTCTGTAGTTACGTGACTCTCCCACTCTATGCTTTGGTAACACAGGTGAGCTGTCATATCCATCAGATGGagatttgtttttaattttttccctcTCGTGTATGAGCCCTTTTGTCATTCACCTTGATTCCTCTACGTCAAACAGATGGGTTCAACCATGAAACCAACAATCTTCAATAAGAATGTAGCTAAGGCACTGCGTACCTGGCACCAAACTGCAAGAAAGCACATAAAGCAGAAACGTCACTCAGATTCTGTGGGTCCAGTTTCAAGTCAGCCAAGCACTCCACTGCAGGGAACATCCCCTGTTCATCTACTACACTACTACAAAAATGAGATTGATAGTGTAGAGCCatcttcaagaatttccagttaCAATACACAACCATGGGAAAAAGGATCCCCTCAACTCTCATGCCCGCAAAATGACCCATCAAGTACTCAACAAGCTAGAAATAATCATACTATTGAAGAAAGAGTAGCTTCTGAACAGGTTAAAAACAAGGAAGGCTTAGTCCCTCAAACTCATTTATTCCAACACAAAGTAGATATTCCGTCAGCAGATTTCTGATTCAAGAACTGTGGCAGAATGGGAAGGTTGAGGCCACACGAACCAATTGTAAATGGGACAACCTGCCAAGAGTTATAGATGATTCAGGAAAATAGTTAGCTAACACAGTTCTGAAAAGTAGAAGACTCAGTTAGCATCATTAACATGGTACCCAACTTTGTCAATGCCAGTACTCATGAGACATGCATAATTTGAACAAGTcaacatttcatttttttcaacagATTATTTTCTCCACTAAATGAGAAATATTCATTGCAAAGAAGATCTATAGTATCAGGAGCCATGGCAAAGATATATCTTTTACTAAGATTCAAACTTACTTCAGAAAAATCCAGCAAATAAGTTTTTGACATGTTCAATGTTGGTAAACCTTCATCTAATCCAATCACGTCTTAATATGCGCCTGGTGTTATTTGATTCTACCATCATCAAGTGGGTTATAGAGGTATATTCCAGCATCCATAGATGGGATGCAACACAGGAGAGCTCTATTTATGCACAGGCCTGCAGCTTGCAACCAGCCAGCGTATTAGTATAATTTTTCCCTGGTAGCCATGTCCCTGGCAAGACTGGATCCACTGATTTGTGATCTCATTGGTTCTTCAAGGATGTaggacaaaaaaataaaaataaaaaagcatcTGATAAATCAAGCATAAAAGAATCCAGGTTAGTGACAGAAAAATAACTTGTTCTGTTATATCCCCTTGAGGAACCTAATTGCCCACGGCTGACAGCATTTGATGAAACGAAATGTTTGCCAAACTCAATCATAAAGAGAGAGAAGTATTATCAACTGGTATGGTAAACAGCCCAACTATACGGTCAGTCAAAGTAAAGCAcaaagaatgaaggaaatagTCATCATTTCCTATTTTTCTCTTGTTAGGTGAGAGATGTCACTTGTTTCAGAAGCACCAAAACCAGTTCaacattaaaataataataacacctgATAGATAAAGCCACCCAAAATTTAGCGCAAAAATGAAACTGCTGTTTAATACTACTACATGCAACCTAAAGGGAACATATGGCAACACATAGATGTAAATCTTACTCATGTTTACCAAGTTGTACAGGCAAAAAAATGGTACCAAGACATACACTGAAGAGAGAGAAGGTAAACCACATGATTTTCAAGAGAATCATGCCACCAGAGAATCATGGTACCACAGAATTTCATTTACCATCAGAGAAGAACGTAGTTCTGTAGGTCCTGCCAATTATTAAAATCTACATCCAAAATGTCTCAGTTTGTATTCCGTTCAAGACAGCTGTAAAATACAAAAGGCATTTGCATATATGTGATGGAACCAGGAAAAAAGACAGGTTATAGAGTGGTGCCTGTTGAGAAACATAGAAAAAAATCCCAAGACAAAAAGATTGCTTTGTAGTCAAACAAAAAGCTATCGCATAATAGTTAGTTAAGTTACGAAAAACACCAATTTGGATGCCTCGAGTTCTGTTGTCCAAAATAGAAGTCCATAAGAACGAATTTCATTAGTCTCATTATCCCATCAAACACCAAATGATGAGCCAGAGACATATGATCCACGTAACCAGTCAACTGAAACGGAACTTTTTGTCAAGCAAGTATATCGATGTGGACCAAACTGCAAATGAATCAACAATCCACAAacatcttcttttctttttttttttggttttgggggggggggggggggggagggagtAAACTCGTACCAAGCTAATTGATGGATTTTCCAGAACATTGAAGCCAATCATTGCAAACAAGAACCGTCCAGAAGAAAAGATATTAGGAAGCAAAACCAACAacatgattagaaaaatttgaaaaactagaGACAACGTACGAGATAATAGACATGGACTTTAATTTAAATCGTTAAACGAACATTGAACACATAGTTTTTTGTTTCACCATTAAAACAGCGTCCAGACAACCAATACAAAGATTTATCTAGAAGACACCGCCCGTGAGCCAAAGGACAAGGTAGAAGGTGGACTCATCCGGAATATTGTAATCAGCAAGAGTGCGCCCATCCTCAAGCTGCTTCCCAGCGAAAATCAATCTCTGCTGGTTGGGTGGAATCCCTTCCTTGTCTTGAATCTTGGCTTTAACGTTATCAATCGTGTCCAAGCTCTTTCACTTCCAGAATGATAGTCTTTCCCGTGAGCGTCTTCACAAAGATCTGCATCCCACCACGAAGCCTCAACACCAGATGGAGTATCGACTCCTTTTGAATGTTGTAATCCGCTAAGGTTCTGCCATCCTCCAGCTGCTTTCCAGCAAAAATCAAACGCTGCTGATCTGGGGGAATTCCCTTCTCATCCTGAAACTTTGCTTTGACGTTGTCAATTGTGTCCGAACTCTCAACCTCCAACGCCATGGTCTTCCCAGCCAGGGTTTTCACAAAGATATGAATTCCGCCACGGAGTCTCAAGACAAGGTGAAGAGTGGACTCCTTTTGGATGTTGTACTCAGCAAGAGTTCTGCCGTTTTCGAGTTGCTTGCCGGCGAAGATCAATCGCTGCTGATCAGTGGAATCCCCTCCTTATCTTGGATCAATCGCTGCTGATCAGTGGAATCCCCTCCTTATCTTGGATCTTGGCCTTAACGTTATCGATCGTGTCGGAGCTCTCAACCTCCAAGGTAATAGTCTTGCCGGTTAGGGTTGTAACGAAGATCTGCAAACCACCGCAAAGGCGGAGGACAAGGCCGACGGTGGACTCCTTCTGGATGTTGTAGTCCGCGAGGGTGCGGCCGTCCCCGAGTTGCTTGCCGGCGAATATGAGGCATTGCCGTCTTGGATCTTCGCTTTGACGTTATCCATCGTATCAGAACTCTCGACCTCGAGAGTTATCGTCTTGCCCGTTAGGGTTTTCACAAATATCGTCTTGCCAGTTAGAGTTATCATCGTCTTTCTCAAAAAACATGTCcatttggcaagtgagttttttttatgtttgtctaaaacaactttactgtaacttattgtaaaagttttttaaaaaattttaaagtgtttaaatttttaaatattttaaaatgtataatttaaaaaatttaatttttttttgaaattattataattaaaatttttaaaaaacttgtagcaggtaaacttgaaaaaaaattcaagtgccAAACAGATTATGATCAAATGAAAGATTCAACAACTACACCAAAGTTGCTTACTTTTGATAATGAATCCATGTGTTCGGATGATATGACGATATATAAGGCACCAGTTACCGCCTTCGGGTCGCTAATGACCTGGGTCCGAATAGGTTCAGGTTTTTAAATTTCCTTTAggcttagtttgggagtttaggatagaaaagaTAAGGGAAACTTAAGTtatgagagaagagaa
Protein-coding sequences here:
- the LOC113695687 gene encoding MLO-like protein 6, whose translation is MAAGGGRSLEETPTWAVAVVCFVLVAISTIIEYAIHLIEKWLTKRNRRALCEALEKIKSELMLLGFMSLLLTIGQGPISEICISKSLGTTWHPCNKKQEHSRHDIDAEKEASGHRRLLAFPESSYGQRRVLAAAGYDKCAAKGKVPFVSSDGIHQLHIFIFVLAVFHVLYCITTYALGTAKMRKWKAWEMETRTSEYQFAQDPERFRFARDTSFGRRHLSFWSRSTILLWTVSFFRQFVRSVPKVDYLTLRYGFIIAHLAPQNQANFDFQQYIKRSLEEDFKVVVGISPLIWLFAVLFLLFNTHGWQSYLWLPFIPLIIILLVGTKLQVIITKMGLRIQERGEVVQGTPLVQPADDLFWFNRPRVLLYLIHFVLFQNAFQLALFVWSWYEYGFQSCFHENTKDVAIRISMGVLIQILCSYVTLPLYALVTQMGSTMKPTIFNKNVAKALRTWHQTARKHIKQKRHSDSVGPVSSQPSTPLQGTSPVHLLHYYKNEIDSVEPSSRISSYNTQPWEKGSPQLSCPQNDPSSTQQARNNHTIEERVASEQVKNKEGLVPQTHLFQHKVDIPSADF